TCATGGTGAGCCAGATCAGCACGCTGACGGCGATCATGGCGAGACCGGCCGGCCACCAGACGAAGAACGCGGTGACGATGGAGAGCGTGGCCACCGCGATCGACTGGGCGATCCGGACGCCGCTGCCGCGCAGCTCGGAACCGACCTGGTAGACGTCCGAGTCGATCCGGTCGAGCAGCTCGCCGACCGGCGTGTTCTCCAGGGTCGGGATGTCCTGGCCGAACGCCACCCGGTTCAGTCCACGCCGGACCCGGGCCGCCCAGTCGGCGGTCAGCCGGGCGGCGACCAGGCCGACGACGACGTCACTGACCACCACCGCGCCGAGCGCCACGGCCAGGGCCACGAACAGCGGACCGGATCGGTCGACCAGCACCGGGCCGGCGAGCGCGAGCGCCAGTGCCGATCCGGCCGCGCCGAGAACGATCAGGAACGCGGCCAGAGCTGTGCGCCTTCGGGAGGTAACCCACAGGTCGGTGAGCAGACGCATAGAAAGTCCTCTGGACGATGGGTGAAAGGCGGTACCCCATCCTGCTGCGGCCCGTTCGAAGCGCTCAACCGGTTTAATCCGGGCATGTCACCCAGCAGAGGCGTGCAGTGATCATGATCTCTAGCGGAACTGGACCGTGCCCAGCATCTCCTCGAACGCGGTGAAGAACGCCGGATCCGGGCCGGCGCTGGGCACCCGCGCCCAGGCCAGCATCGTGCCGCTGGTCGTGGTCACCACGGCGAGCCGCAGCAGCGAGGCCGGCAGCGGCCCGAAGCAGCCCGCGGCCGGATCGGCGCCCTGCGGGCAGCCGAACGCGTCGCTCAGCGAGCCGGTGGTGGTGACGGTCATCAGCGTCGCCGGCCGGCCGCCGACCGTGATCGAGGTCTTGTCCGCCACGGTGACCCCGGCTGCCTTGAGCGTCTCCAGATACTGCGCCAGCTGGTCCGGCGGGATCGAGGCGGTGGTGCTGCCCGACGGGTAGACGGCGACCGGGGCCAGGAAGGACACCTTGTCGTCGGCCGTCGCGGCCGAGGTCCAGGTGAGCGTGCGGGCCGACTCGAGCGGCGGCGACTTCAGCCCCGGCGCCGGGACCACGGTCAGCGGCACGATGAACGTGATCGTCGAGTAGGCCCCGGCCGGGGCGGACGACGACGCGTCGGGCGTGTCGTTGCCGCAGCCGGTGGCAGCCGTGACGGCCAGCAGGGCGATGGCCGCCGCCAGGACGCGTCGGTACATGGTCCGGACGTTATCGCCGAACCGATCGACCCGGATCGCCGCGAACGGCGGTGATCCGCGTCGATCCGTCAGCGCGGCTCAGCCGATCATCCAGCCGACCGCAGGGTGAGCAGGGTGATCTCGCTGGGCGCGAAGATCCGGAACGGCGGACCCCAGAAACCGGTGCCCCGGCTGGTGTAGAGCTGGGTGCGCTCCGAGTGCCGGGTCAGGCCCTGGAGGGCCGGCTGGTCGATGCGGACCAGGTAGTGGAACGGCCACATCTGACCGCCGTGGGTGTGCCCGGACAGCTGGAGGTCGATGCCGTGCGCCACCGCGCCGGAGATCTGCTGCGGCTGGTGGGCCAGCAGCAGCACCGGCAGCTCGGGGTCGGCGCCGGCCAGCGCGGCCTCGTGGTCCATGTGGTGGCCCGGGACGCCGGAGCCGGCCGCGGTGCGGTCGTCGACGCCGGCCACGACCAGCGAGTCGCCGCCGCGGGAGACGACGAGATGCCGGTTGTGCAGGGCCTCCCAGCCGAGCGCGGACATGTGCTCGACCCAGCCCTGTGCGCCGCTCATGTACTCGTGGTTGCCGGTCACGTAGACCCGGGCCAGGCCGGCCCGCACGTCGCCGAGCGGCGCGGCCATCTCGCGGCGCTGCTCGACCTCGCCGTCGGCGATGTCACCGGTGTGCGCGACGATGTCCGCGTCCAGCGAGTTGATCACCTCGGTCACGCCGCGGGACCAGCGGGCGCGGTCGATCGGGCCGTAGTGCGTGTCGGTGATCAGCACGACCCGCAGGCCGTCCAGCCCGCGGCCGAGCCGGGGGATGGTGACCTCCACCCGGCGGACCCGGGAGACGCGCATCGCCTCCACGTAGCCATGGACCAGCAGGATCAGGGAGACGACCAGGACCGCGACGGTGACCACCCGGGAGCGGACCGGGTCGGCGACCCCGGCGAGCGCCAGGACCAGGCCGAGGAGCTGGCCGAGGATCGACCAGACGAAGAGCACCCAGATCACGCCCAGAGCGGTGTCGGCGACCCGGGCGGCGGCGTCGTCGCGCCGGCCGTGCCCGCGG
Above is a genomic segment from Actinoplanes ianthinogenes containing:
- a CDS encoding metallophosphoesterase codes for the protein MSVDEAVEAKPRRRRAGARFGVILTAVIALLFGVPWATLVWSGNAWPAPVFLAGTVLFLLVAAGFPVLMFRGHGRRDDAAARVADTALGVIWVLFVWSILGQLLGLVLALAGVADPVRSRVVTVAVLVVSLILLVHGYVEAMRVSRVRRVEVTIPRLGRGLDGLRVVLITDTHYGPIDRARWSRGVTEVINSLDADIVAHTGDIADGEVEQRREMAAPLGDVRAGLARVYVTGNHEYMSGAQGWVEHMSALGWEALHNRHLVVSRGGDSLVVAGVDDRTAAGSGVPGHHMDHEAALAGADPELPVLLLAHQPQQISGAVAHGIDLQLSGHTHGGQMWPFHYLVRIDQPALQGLTRHSERTQLYTSRGTGFWGPPFRIFAPSEITLLTLRSAG